TGAGACACAAACTAACTATGACATGGGATAGGGCGGTGAAACCTCACTCTCTTATTTTGCCTTAAATTCTCAAAATAACTCCTGATACATGCTATGAGTTATTGCTATTTGCTTTAGAAGTTTGGTAAAAAATAAGTTTGTACTTTTATAGAAACGCTGACCCACTGAAGGTAAATGCCAAGCAGTAACCCCCAAATCCCTTTAAATGACTGACCATGAAATTCtatagtgtacacacacacactacatacagaatttttaaaaataaaatgtctgttAGTAACTTTGAGATAATGTAACATGTGCGGTCTCTTTTTAGGCTATCCTATGGGCTATGTTGGTGGGCAAGTTCGCTGGATCTTGTTTCAATGTTCAATAGGTGGTGGTTTCGGAAGGATGAACGGACGGTCCGATTCATCAGTGGCTGAAGCGGGCGGAAGTTGTCTACCAtcctcttttcctcctccccagctgagGTAAAGAGCAGCATCCGAaactcctcaagctgggaatgaCAAATAGTGAATATGAGTGACTGAACAGTCAGAACAACTGGAGTAAAAGGAATACAGGATCACTCAGGTTTGGAAACTATCAGAGCTCGCACTAAACTCAAGTACTGAGAGGTTTTGGCATTAACTTGCAGCATATCTTCACCACCGGCTGATAAAGATCATGTTCTGAACTATATCAATACAAGATATGAACTGCCAATCATCTGTCATCTTCAGGTGAATGACGTCTTTATTCACCTTTAACTTCTTGCCAATCCCGAGACAGTGATGAGTCCTGAGTATTCATGGGTTGCATATGCACCACCTTTATATAAATCTTTCTGTACTTCATCATTCTTAGATTACATCCTGCCTGCAAAGTCTGTTCTCCTAATTCAGACACACACGTTGATGCATGGGAAACATAAGTTTCAGCAACAGTCACGTGTTGCTGCTAGCTGTCAAAACCCAGGCATTAAGCAGATGAGGTTTTTAGCATAGTTTCTTTAAAGCCCATAAGGGAACTGCAGTGACCTGTTCTCTATCAGAAGGGATGGGATTTttagggagagaaaggaaagacaCAGTACAGAAGAGTCTGAATTGAAAAACAGAACACACTATACCTCAAATTAAAGTTTTCTTCTTTGCtctgttatacctttctcttccTTTCAAGCCACTCTAACTCTTGCATTCCCCTTTGTGTAAAATAAAGCCATATGCCCATCTATACTCCTATTCTTAACAATTTGGAATCTCTGAATTTATTGTTGGACATTAATGTCCCATGGAGCTTTTACTGGGAATTGTCAGTCTTGCATTTGTCATTGTAAACCCCTCAATAACTTGGTGAAAATGAATGAATTTGCCTTCGGTGCCTCCTAAACTAAGAGGAATTGTCAGATCAGATCATGTGTCATTCAAATGGCACATTTTCCCTAGATCTGAAACAATCACTTTAATGTCACAATAATTGGCCATTCTTGATGCGTGTTTTCCTGGATGGTTGGAGAATACTGAGGAGTGCCAGCGAGAACTGTAATTTTAGCCTCTTGCTGCTCCTAATCTCTGTGCCTCTTCTGTCAGTTTGGAACTTCTCCACCTGTATTTTAAGCCAAAGAGCAGTATTAAACTGGCAACATGAGGCACTAGAATTAAGAGCAGCAGGGATACACAGTGACAAGAACTGGATGAACGTTAGAGCACTAAGTATAAATATCAACCTAAAACTGCTAAGTTCCTATTTGAGGTGGCCTCTAAATAGTCCACTTGTGGGCAcccttccttcctcttttttttttttctttttcttaagaaAAAGCTGACTGCCACTCTAATCAACTATAAACAAATCTATCTCCCAAAAGGGCATTAAAAAAAGCTGATAAGCTTTGAGCTCGCAGCACCCTCAGCAGTCAAAAGGAACCAAAAAGCAATTAGGGActctcctctttttttaaaatatatccttGGAACCTTGCacaaggggaagggaaaagagggtGTGTGTCCCCAGCGCTCTGTAGAAGATTCTGGAAGTCTATAATACAAATGCCTGGATTCCACAACCATGAACATGTATAGCCAACGCTCACTGACACCAGAAGACACTGAGGCCAAGATTTAGCAAGACTCCAAAAAGGATAAGATGTTTCTCTGGATAGTTAACgctatcaaaatatttttgaagagcTATTAAACGTcatgtttaagccaatctcttagATCAGGATGAACCCTATTTGTggagcagattatcccacatctgctactGTGAGGTTCTTACACCTTACTCTGAAGCATAAGATTCTGATCTCTGTCAGACACAGGttagactagactagactagacaGACCTTGGGCCAGGTGGCAATCTCTATGTCCTCCACCTTCCTGGTAAGTAACTTCTCTTTCTGTGGAGCATTTCTTTCCCCCTCTATCCCAGAAGGAATAAACcatctttatttaaaagcaaaCTATTAGCATGATAAATACCTGATTTTGATCAACTTCTATTGGTGTCTTCTTAATAATCCAGGTGACAGATTCAGTAAGTGGTGGAGTGGTCAAAGATCCATCATAGGTCCAATAATCTGGGCATGATGGCATCAAGCAGGAGGGATCAAAGACATCAAACTCAACAATTGTGTCCTAGAGTGCAAGAAAAttcatgtattaaatattttaacctCTAACAAAAAAGGCCTAGaggatatatttgaaaataagatAAGTGATAAGATTAGGAACAATACAGTAGTTATTATCAATTTAATGCTGTCAATATTATTATTGAGCAACCATAAAAAAAAGGTTAAGCACTTAAGTCCACTTTCAAAAGTCCTGAGTGTACTTTGACTTCAATTAAAGGTGCAGAATGTTCAGCCTTttggaaatcaggccacttacttGGGTACCtaaaaataaatgtctattttttttaaatgttggcccAAGATTATTTCAGTTTTATATGCTGAATGTGTTTCCACTCAGAGTTGAGAATTTtgtaggacaggggtcggcaacctttggcttgtggctcgccagggtaagcaccctgatgggccaggccggtttgtttacctgccgtgtctgccgGTTCGGcctatcatggctcccactggccgcagttcgccgctccaggccaatgaggctGCGAGAAGCGGTGCggaccaagggatgtgctggctgttgCTGTACAGTGTTCTTTTCGATGCACTGGAAGTTCTCTCTGAGCAGGCTCGGTCAACATTTATTTAGAGGGGCTTTCATggcataaaatatatatatatatatatgagggtttattacaggaaaagatgaagagagattaataagactgtgacttttcatcttggaaaagagatgcctcagcggggatatgataaaggtctataaaatcaagactggtgtggagaaagtaaataaggaaatgttatttactccttctcataacgaaagaactgggggtcaccaaatgaaattaataaactgtagttttaaaacaaaacaaaaggaagcatttcttccaACAAtaaacagtcaacctgtggaactccttgccagagaatgttgtgaaagccaagactataagaaggttaaaaaaagaactagataaattcatggaggataggtccatcaatggctattgaccaggatgggcagggatggtgttcctaatccctgtttgccagaagatgggagtgGGCAACAGGAGGTGGATCAGCTGATCATTACCTGTTTTTtacattctctctggggcacctggcattggccactgtcggaagacaggatcctgggctagatggacctttggtctgactcagtatagacgttcttatgttctaagagtGATTGCAAGTCACTGGGTTGATAGCTTTTCAGTACTCTCGGAGGCAGTTCAGGCATGGGTCAATGTAGGTTCAGGTTCAAGGACATTTGCAAGAGGGACTGGAAAACTTTCAATGTCGACACTGCAAGCTGGAAAGGCATAGCTAGCAACGTGCTACACTGGATCACTGCACTATATCAGGGAATCAAGGAGGTCACTGATAAAATGTATAACCACATAAAGCCAAGAACCAATCTCTGCAGGACTGGAAACATACCTGCTTAATAAAAATCACCCTTAATATCAGCTTCCTGACTGTGAAAATAGGGGCTGCAGAGACTTGAAAGTTATACTCATATAAGAAATCTTGACTGTAGGCTTTTATTAACAAATGTACCCAGTAGAAAAATAACGGATACCAGAAAATCTAATATCACAGACAGTAACCATTGACTATCTCTCTTTACAGCACTGAGTGATTCTCTGAAAAAATTGGCTTTTAGTTACTATGTGGAAATTTTTTAGTAGTTTGGCTTTGTATCAGAGCTCCTCAGCCTCCAGGTAAGGAAAATGCTTTTCTTGATTCAAGCAGATTGGAAAGTGATCACATAAAGTACATCTAAAATGTTAGTGGTTTTCTCTACTTGAATCCAACAACTTTCCCTATCGTTTCAAAATTCCTTaacctcagtccagttcccaccTCCCCACATCAATGACAGTAATAAAGAATTTATTAGTGACTTGATACTATCGAAATATTCTGCATGTTGATAGACTCACTAACAATAAGGATGGAGATATGCATTGGAATATTTAAacattccatttaaaaatatgtattaccTTGTGTTTAACTGCTGGTAACGCATCTACTAACTTCTGTAGTCCTGCATGATGAGCTCCCAGCTGCATTACACAGATATAAATGTGTAAGTCATCAAGCACACATTACAGAAATACCCACCACAAGAAGTTGAATAAAAAAAgtctatatattttaattttaaaaaattacatataAAATGCATCACTACAGATGCAGTAACCATTTACCTTCAAAAATACTCCTATGACAACCAAACCATTATTCTCCATGATAGCTTCTTCAAAACTTGTGGACGTGACAGGATTCCAGTGTACTAAATGCAGCTGAAATACAAGTGAATGACagtttcacacacatacacaagacAGACAAATAGAATCAAAACAAATGAAGTTTCTCCTGGTTTTTGTCCTACATTTCGCCTTTGACAATTTGAGATGTACAGCAGCTACCTTAAAAATCAAAAGCCACAAAATGAGAAACTAAAAAATATACTTGAAACTAGTATTTGGTTCTTagctgctttttttaaacaaaagaactaACCGTAGCCCCATACTTTTCATTTCACAGAAGACTGATTTTGTTTGTGAGTGACAGATGATAAGAGGGTTATTCAAAGGTGCAGAAGTAAGTTAGCTGCATTAGGCACCTAGCTCCCctttgtgtctttaaaaatcaaatggaaaCTTTCCCTCATTATAAGAAAGAGATGAGAGATATAGAACAGACAGCTCTCCTAGGGTTAAATCCATCCCAAGTGAAGAGCCAGCCCAGCACAAGACCTATCTGCACAACTTTAAAGTGCCATGTAAGCCTTCTCAATAAGGAACTTAAGTAGCGATACCCCTTGTGCTAGCTCTCTATAAGGAGGTTAATTTGACATCTTATTCATAGTCTGGTTTTTAATAAATCTCACACTACCAAACAAATAAGCAGACACCACTATGGCATCATcaacggggggcggggaggggaagaaagaggaggaaaaaaccaTTTTCAAGTCTATCTCCATTTTCGTCgcataaaaagaaaattattttcacaTCTGTCACACTTTCCTCTCTGAGCCTAATGGGTATTTTCTCCCCTAGTTCCACCTCCTTTATTCACTGTTCTCTTATCttaagacttgtctacactagaaagtagTACTGCTTGAACTatgctggtatagttaaagcagccAAACCCTGCCCCACTCATGGTGGATCCAGTTATGTTAGTATAAAAGTGTTTATATCAGTTTGTAGGCTGCTGGCTTGTCCACTCAGCACAGGAATGACTGACACCATGCCCAGAGTCTGGTTCAGGCCCTTCCGAATAAGAACATTCAATATAATTATCCCTTCTCCACTAACCCATGATTTCCTGAAGGATCCTTACTATTCCGTCCCATCCTATACACCCaactgagccacctgctgccttTTATTGATCTCTACCTGATCAGTCTCAGGTGGCAGGTAGCTGATCCATCACAGGTGAGGCCGGTTCAGGGTTGATAAAAATTGATgacaaaaatctgatttttttaaatttaaatcaaacatttttatttaaacacagGCTTACgttttcaaattaaaattaaatttgaaagtgACAACCAATACTAAGGCCTAAATGTACACGTTTCAAATaatctaaattaaataaaaataataatattaaacagTATATACCTGCTGCCaacttttaaagaaagtcaaaccactgaactggagGAAGTCACTGGCTACCTACCTGTAATcagagtttgctgaagtgctaaaccagcttttgacagcagtaacctcttctgcaggtgcagagatttttacatttcagtttgttcatctaattcagttcaatgactatCTCATACAAAGTTAAGAAGCCAATTGGGAgttgtaaaagcagaaaagcttgtttttctcttccattCTATAAACAAAAACTAGCTGAGAGAGGATAGGGTCTagtagttctaaaatcttgaaggatatgctgaccagaaacaatcagtttaatTCATTAACTATAGATAATACGGCCTTTGTTTAATATCAATCTTAAATGCAAAGCATGTTTTGATCaacttttttcttatgtatcaagcacttttatttaagaaaagattaaaatgctctttttgtatatttttaattgaatttgaatttccatccaaatggagcttgacacaaatcacaggTAAAAAATTGATCatttagtaaataagaaatgcaccaCTTACATtttctaccaaaacaaaacataaaaattatgagtctgaataaatgtaagttaagctATATAACTACTTAAATAAATGGGTATAGGTACACTgcatcctcctggttagcaaaaaacaGCACCAAATTCAGTGTAAAGGTTGTATTTAGTTGCAAACAACATATTAATGTTCACTAActaatgagaatcaacctttatCTAGGAAAATAACTAGGAAGTTCAATgcaaaacacatttaaaactagtgatttaaatcaatctacccagcactgggccaaattccccttaaagggccagccgcTCTGTGACAGAGTTAtagttaaggctatgttttattcatggctatttttagtaaaagtcatggataggtcacaagcagtaaacaaaaattcacggcctgtgacctgtccatgacttctactatatacacctgactaaatcttgggggaggaggtggcccAGGGGcgctgcaggtgctgggggaaACGTGGCCCAGCATCCCCACtgttgttggggggtgggggacagcaggctccctacctggctccatgccTCCCCAGAAGTGGGGACATCCCCCTtgctcagctcctaggtggagggtggccaggcagctctgcacattGCCCCCGCCCGAAGCGCCAGCTTCatagcttccattggccgggaatcgCAGTGAAAGGGAGCTGCGGAGGCAGTGCCTGAAGGCGGAGGCtgcgcacagagctgcctggccacatctCTGCCTAGGAGTTGAGGGAGGGGGATATTGCCGCTCCCAGGGAGCCCTccgaggtaagcgccacccagagcccgcCTCACCCCGTCCTATGTCCCAACCTtctcccacactcaaactcctgctgctgttgggaggaggggggcatgatggcccaagactgccccagcagcagctggtgcaactggcgcaggggctgcctgagctgcccatGGGCCAGGCGCACCACCCACTGCGGAAGTCACGGGGGccacagaaagtcacggaatccgtacTTGCAGCCTCAGTTATAATTGATTTAGTCTGAGAAGCAAAATAAGCTCTACCAGCGTAAAGCACCTTTACACAAGTATAACTACATCCACAACAGAGttcataccagtataactatcGGTTAAAAAATATAATTCTCAACCATCATCGTTGAATGGGTAaagcttttctagtgtagacctggtcttaGTCTCATCCGCTCGATTTTCCCTTCTACCCTTTCCCCTAAAAGAGAGTAACACGATTTGGGCAGAGACACAGTCCTGCCATCCCAAGCAGCATGGATAGTAACAGCAGTGATGTTTTACTGCATGCCAAGGGCTCATTCTGTGGACTTCATTGTCTGCATTCAAAGAGTGCCATATACCAGAAAAAAAGTGTTACTGGAATTTTCATTCAAGCAGCCAACAACCAATTTTAGGACCACGTGCTTTTCTGGAATGTATGGCAGCTCTCATCTTATTAATAGGACAATGGCTGAACTTTGCTGCTAACTAGGACTGACCATTACTGGTAAGCAGCAGTTCTGTACATCGACCACAGCTTCATACTAGCTTTCTAGCCAGGATTAGGGCTGGAATCACTGAGTTCTAGCCTCCTGCTTGTGCAAATATCAGATAGGAGTACTGTTCAGCATTCCTCCCCATACCTCTGCTGGGTAGACTTTGCTGTCAACCATGTGCTCTGAACCCCATTCATTTATGGCTCCCCAGTGGAAGTGAAACTGCTTTAGCCTGTAATGGTTTTCCAAGGGTCCTCCCATaattactggggaaaaaaaagaaaagaacaacagttacataTAGCTGATAACTGATTTAGAACTGCCTCAGTGACATGTGAAAATAATACAGCTTTCTTCTCTCCTTGCATTGTATTTACCCAGCAACAGCTTTACATTAATGTTCTCCCCTTAGCTAACTTTACAGCTCAATTCACTAAAGCATCTAAACAAAATTGCTTGGGGCAAAGGTGTGACTTTAATTAGCTCACAGATGAACTCAAGCTAAAGTTAATTTATGACTTCCCATTTTATAGAGTAAACAAAGCTTCCTCACCCAACTCCCTGCAAGGGAAAGAATTTTTACAAGTTCAATCAGGATTTGTCTGGCAGAGTCATGGTGACTATATGTAACACCTTCTCTGAGCAGGTGCATCAGAAGCGGTTCAGTGGGTTGTCACTGAATATTTACAGCATCAGGATTCAAAGACAAAAATAGTTTCTCCATCTATGACATGATCAATGAAACCTGGAACTGTAGAAGATACTGGAATTTCTCAGATGATAATACAAACCACAAATATCCTCCAAAGTCTTATTCTAACTGTACGAATACAATTAGTATATTTTGGCAAGCATACGATCTTAAATCTTCTTTAAATGTTACAGAAGTTTAGAAAATGTGACTCTGCAAGAACTGTGACTGACACGTTTTAGAGCATCAGTCCAACACTCAACTATTTCCAAAATGCCTGTAAAATATGCTGATATTTTGTATGTTGAAAACTATTTGGATGCTGATCAGGAAGTGTCTAAACACTGTCTGCATATGTGCAAAAATCCAAAGTTTGTAGAAGTTAGACTGTATTATTTACATGTGATATTTTGAATTGGCCTAAGTCATAATAGAATGTAATCCTTCCTAGTCTCatatttattaaattattaaaatagcaACTCATAATTTAGTTTAAGCAGGCATTAGACTTTTTGTAATTGGTATACTCACCAAAACTCAAATTATGTATCTGGTTTTGAATGAACTCCTGATGTTTACCGTTTTTCCTGGTGGGAATGATCCACAGGGTCACTCCAGATTAAAAACACAGGATCCTCCTGGTTCTAAATCCCTTTTTGCTAGTCACTAGATCATAGCACCTTCTAAACTACTAGTACCAATTACATATAACGGACTATTAACTAACATTGTTATGTGCTTTACAAACTGATTTACTGATGTTAAATACATAGTACAGAATTACTATTTTATATCAAACCACTATATAGAGTAATTAATTCTAACCGCACTCTTGGAAAGAGGGGAATTAATTCTTTTCAGAGGAGAAAACTAAGGTGGAGGGATTAAGGCCTAAATTATCAGAAGTGACCAATGATTTTGGTTGTCCAATCTGTAACACCTTGGGCCTGCTTTTCGCGAGTACCACAACCCCACATCATCCACTGACCTCAGTTGGAGTCATGAAAGTTCAGCATATTTGAGAACTTTAGGCAAGTCGCTAAAAGACAGAGCAGCTGAGAGTCAGAGCTTGGATTAGAACTCAGCTATTCTTGGCTTTTAGTTCCACGTTAAGTCCACTAGACAATGTTGCTTTTCCAGctgtagttaaaccaacctaacatagaatcatagacttgaaggtcagaagggaccattatgatcatctagtctaatctcctgcacaacgcaggccacagaatctcacccacccactcctgtatcaaacctgtatcTGAGTCACtgaggtcctcaaatcatggcttaaagacttcaaggtgcagaaaaccttccaacaagtgacccatgccccacgctgcagaggaaagcgaaaactCCCAGGGATTCTGCCAATCtgttctggaggaaaattccttcccaaccccaaatatggcgatcagctaaaccctgagcatgtgggcaagactcaccagccagacacccaggaaagaattatctgtagtaactcagatcccacctcatctaacatcccatcacaagccactgggcatagttaccgctagtagtcaacaCCTTGGCCTTGGCCTTCCAAAGTAGGTGTACTTACTTATCGGAGCAAAATCTTGCCTATGCAAGACTCCCCCAGGAACCTTTCTATATGCAGGAGGAAGCAACTCCAGAGGTCAGAATGCAGACCAGGAGTCATATGACTCATTTGTGCCAAAGACTGGCTATATGATCACTGGCACGTCacttctcctccctgctcctcagtttcttcatgtGCATAATAGGGATGCTAACACTTGCTCACCTCTGTACACCACTGGGATCGGGGGAAAAGGTGGGAATAAAAGGACTATGGTCCTGATCCTCCAGcatggaagccaatgggaattttgtcactgacttcagacCCTATATAATACAAGGGTGTTATTACTAACAGAGACAGTGATTTGTTCACCTCCTGGCTAAAGGAAAGATACTTGAAAACAGCTGATGGAGCCATGTCTTTCTTAGAAAAATTTCATGCATTTGCCCCAAACTTCCACTCACACTGTAAAATTCCAATTATTTGTTAATGGAGCAGTATAGCACCAAGATGTACAACTTGACATTTAGCTCATCTAACACCCCATGACTAGTTATCTCAGCTATTTCTTTGCATCAGTGAAAAACTGAATattagttttaaaatacattaaagctttctttcttcattttttaaacaggTTCAAAGGAGACAGTAAAGCAAAGTAAGTATAATGAGAGagcactgggggggcagggaattaAGACCCCATTCCTATAATGACCTCCACACCTGATCCTATTTGTACATGTGAATCCATGAATACTcagactagagtgaccagatgttccaattttatagggacagtcatgatttttaggtctttttcttatataggctcctattaccccccacccctgtcctgatttttcacacttcctgtctggtcaccataaCTCAAGACTCATGGGAATAGCCCCACTCACCTACACAGGTTACTCATGTAAATAAAGTTACTCACAAGCATGTCTATTTGTGAAATCAGACCCTTATGACACGTGATAGACAAAGATAATAAACAGGGTTTACAATCTCTTTCCAGTCACTGACACTTTTTGGTTTTTCATGGCCTACAACAATGCTGATTGGTTTCACAACACCATACTTTAAAGGGACtccctctttaaaaacaaaaaaaagtagcaGCAGCttgtctgaaacttttttttttaaacctaaaaagacaaggtgagtgagataatatcttttgctagaccaatttctgttggtgagagagacaagctttcaagcttacacagagctgttctttaAACTTAGCAATGTTACAAGTCCATTTCCATCCAGTAGATGGCAGTGGTGCATATAAATAACCAGTACATTACATACCTTTCCCACACCCCTTTTTCCCCTTGCTCTCTTCAGTCTCCTGTTCTGCTTGTCTAAAGCACCCAATGGCAGGGCTAATCTCCTTTTGCAAGTGTCATGTTTTTGTCTCAGCTCAGGAGTTCAGCATTTCTGTTTACCTTGGATATGCCCTTCTCTTTTCATCATTTTGTACTTTTCTTCAacatttttaatcttatttttcaactccactgcattTTATCCATGTTGCTTTCACCTATCTCTCTTGCAGTTGAGTGATAGAAGCTGGGAGGAAGACAAAGCAGAAAGAGAAGCCAAAGATAGAGGAGGAATAAGAGAGTGAAAGCAGACtgtgggggaaagagagggagaagtTTAGAAAGTTGAAAGGCATATAAAAGAAAATCTCTGTCAAAGTAAAAGCAGAACAGGCTTGTACAGTACAATACGGTGGCTAATGAGCTTGTGCTGCTTCTAAATAGTGCAATTATCCTAGACTGCTCCACTGTAATTAGCACACTAATACAATTACACACTACCCTttaaaaacatgaatgtgctattgCACGATTTCCTTGTTCTATATACACCTGGATAATGGATTAATATACAATATTAAATTAGCAAAACAGTCAGTGACACGGGTTGTTATAACTTCAAAGAGGAACCTGGAAAAGCACAGGGGTTTCAGAAATGGTGTACAGAAGTTGTAGCAAATGAGGTCTACACACAAAGTAGTTACATGACAGGCATTGCAATTTGGCCAGAAGGAGATGTTTTAATATGCACAATCAGTTTGGGAGTGACATTAGGATCTTCTGTTCCGAAAGACAGAAGAAAGGGAGCGATCATCATCAAGTGACATGAGGTGTTAACACTTGCAAATCTCTGCTAATAGCAACAGAAGTGCAAAGCACAAATGTTCATGACAATAAGGAGGGGCAGCCAGGTGCTTGACAATAAATTTTGAGGGGAAATAATGGCTCAGAATGACTGGATAAATAGAATTCCCacacttccctccatcaagagatctgtttctgtgcttgtaaTAAGTGAGAACAGGGACAGTTTCCACTCCATAATACTATTATTTGGGCAAATGTTACTTGCTTATAAGCAACTTCAGGACTTGTTAATCTTCCTTTTCTTGTTAACCTGGGGATCCAACGTTCTATGAAGAAGCCACAATAATGGATCTCTTTTATAAGATGTTTTCTCAATCCCTCTTCAAACATCATCCAAAATAAAAGTGTTGGTATCACAGAAACAAGATGTTTACGAATACAGCACTGAGACACCTTCCCCAGAGTTTTTCTGATAGAAGTATTAAAACTGTGAACCTCCTAAGCTAGAGATGTTCAGACGCATTTTGCTCTTGTCCCATGAAAGAGTCAAGCCTTTCCTGCACTGCATAAATACTCATCCCAGACCACCTGTGTTTCTAATTGGGAAGGTCTGAACTCATCCAACTCTAAATATTATCTTTCCACATTGACAGTTTGGCTAACTAGGGTGAATCAAATGCTATC
This Gopherus evgoodei ecotype Sinaloan lineage chromosome 12, rGopEvg1_v1.p, whole genome shotgun sequence DNA region includes the following protein-coding sequences:
- the CA5A gene encoding carbonic anhydrase 5A, mitochondrial isoform X2 translates to MSVGHTMHPLWQSELSVSGGTRQSPINIQWRDSVYDPHLKPLKIHYDPTTCLYIWNNGYSFQVEFDDSADKSVIMGGPLENHYRLKQFHFHWGAINEWGSEHMVDSKVYPAELHLVHWNPVTSTSFEEAIMENNGLVVIGVFLKLGAHHAGLQKLVDALPAVKHKDTIVEFDVFDPSCLMPSCPDYWTYDGSLTTPPLTESVTWIIKKTPIEVDQNQLEEFRMLLFTSAGEEEKRMVDNFRPLQPLMNRTVRSSFRNHHLLNIETRSSELAHQHSP
- the CA5A gene encoding carbonic anhydrase 5A, mitochondrial isoform X3 codes for the protein MHPLWQSELSVSGGTRQSPINIQWRDSVYDPHLKPLKIHYDPTTCLYIWNNGYSFQVEFDDSADKSVIMGGPLENHYRLKQFHFHWGAINEWGSEHMVDSKVYPAELHLVHWNPVTSTSFEEAIMENNGLVVIGVFLKLGAHHAGLQKLVDALPAVKHKDTIVEFDVFDPSCLMPSCPDYWTYDGSLTTPPLTESVTWIIKKTPIEVDQNQLEEFRMLLFTSAGEEEKRMVDNFRPLQPLMNRTVRSSFRNHHLLNIETRSSELAHQHSP
- the CA5A gene encoding carbonic anhydrase 5A, mitochondrial isoform X1; protein product: MPLQLLRRALAASAQRLRPPAAPCTEPRGARRCSLAACSSFRLRDALHPLWQSELSVSGGTRQSPINIQWRDSVYDPHLKPLKIHYDPTTCLYIWNNGYSFQVEFDDSADKSVIMGGPLENHYRLKQFHFHWGAINEWGSEHMVDSKVYPAELHLVHWNPVTSTSFEEAIMENNGLVVIGVFLKLGAHHAGLQKLVDALPAVKHKDTIVEFDVFDPSCLMPSCPDYWTYDGSLTTPPLTESVTWIIKKTPIEVDQNQLEEFRMLLFTSAGEEEKRMVDNFRPLQPLMNRTVRSSFRNHHLLNIETRSSELAHQHSP